A stretch of the Prochlorococcus marinus str. MIT 0918 genome encodes the following:
- a CDS encoding M15 family metallopeptidase: MTKLGGPGGSTNDEIPLARRSQSLRRVSSKWLRSFLFGFIFLTVFSVFLTYKYLSFQKSSQPFQENELIGSSSFDGLLLGHFPYPEASLTDLVTAYPGLLVHRDTYKALSKMSSAAAAEGIQLVLLSGYRSIDLQRDIFYENKSVRNQIAIERAEVSAPPGYSEHSTGYAIDLGDGTMRYTDFEVEFENTPAFVWLQRNAARFHFVLSFPKGNSQGVSYEPWHWRFEGTVEALEQFEPANKRMRIEKNSKSK, from the coding sequence GTGACCAAACTAGGAGGACCTGGAGGTAGTACTAACGATGAGATCCCTCTTGCCAGAAGGTCTCAGTCTTTAAGACGGGTCTCTTCTAAATGGTTGAGGTCTTTTTTGTTTGGTTTTATTTTCTTAACCGTCTTTTCTGTTTTTCTTACTTATAAATATTTATCATTTCAGAAATCATCACAACCTTTTCAAGAAAATGAATTAATAGGTAGTTCTTCATTTGATGGTCTTTTGTTAGGACATTTCCCCTATCCAGAAGCTTCCCTAACAGATTTAGTAACTGCCTATCCAGGATTACTTGTTCATAGAGATACTTACAAAGCCTTATCCAAAATGAGTTCTGCAGCAGCAGCAGAAGGAATTCAGTTGGTTTTATTAAGTGGTTACAGATCTATAGATTTGCAAAGAGATATTTTTTATGAAAATAAATCAGTACGAAATCAAATTGCTATTGAAAGAGCAGAAGTTTCTGCACCGCCAGGTTACTCAGAGCATAGTACTGGTTATGCAATTGATCTTGGAGATGGAACGATGAGATATACAGATTTTGAAGTTGAATTTGAAAATACTCCTGCTTTTGTATGGCTTCAAAGGAATGCTGCCCGATTTCATTTTGTTTTATCTTTCCCAAAGGGGAATTCTCAGGGAGTCAGTTATGAGCCTTGGCATTGGAGGTTTGAAGGAACAGTTGAAGCTTTAGAGCAGTTTGAACCAGCTAACAAGAGGATGCGAATAGAAAAAAACTCTAAATCAAAATAG
- the chlP gene encoding geranylgeranyl reductase, giving the protein MLRVAVIGGGPSGSCAAEILAKAGINTWIFERKLDNAKPCGGAIPLCMVSEFDLPDSIIDRKVRNMRMISPSNREVDISLDKVYGKTENEYIGMCRREVMDAFMRNRAAELGANLVNGLVTKIETGVNRQGPYQLIYSDYSGGGSKGETKKLEVDIIIGADGANSRVAKAMDAGDYNVAIAFQERIKLPEKEMGYYEDLAEMYVGTDVSPDFYGWVFPKYDHVAVGTGTMQKNQALIKDLQEGVRERAMKRLVNGEVIKVEAHPIPEHPRPRRVVGRMALVGDAAGYVTKSSGEGIYFAAKSGRMCAEEIVEASQGGKRVPSEDDLKIYIKKWDKKYGATYKVLEILQNIFYSNDGAREAFVEMCDDIDVQRLTFDSYLYKTVVAMKPLQQLKLTFMTLGSVLRGRALAPKSYKPVPSAVRGEEEVNKMLEVSTIKGGIKVGNKSK; this is encoded by the coding sequence ATGTTGCGTGTTGCAGTCATCGGTGGAGGCCCAAGTGGTTCCTGTGCAGCTGAAATCCTTGCTAAAGCAGGAATCAATACATGGATCTTTGAACGGAAACTAGATAATGCTAAACCTTGTGGAGGTGCCATACCCTTATGCATGGTTTCTGAATTTGATCTGCCTGATTCAATAATTGATCGTAAAGTCAGAAATATGAGAATGATTTCCCCATCAAATCGGGAAGTTGATATTAGTTTAGATAAAGTTTATGGAAAAACTGAAAATGAATATATAGGAATGTGCAGAAGAGAAGTAATGGATGCATTTATGCGAAATCGTGCAGCTGAATTAGGAGCAAATTTAGTGAATGGATTAGTTACTAAAATAGAAACTGGTGTTAATCGCCAAGGGCCATATCAACTTATTTATTCTGATTATTCTGGGGGTGGTTCTAAAGGTGAAACCAAAAAACTAGAAGTAGATATAATTATTGGTGCAGATGGAGCTAATAGCCGAGTTGCTAAAGCTATGGATGCAGGTGATTACAACGTAGCAATAGCTTTTCAAGAAAGAATCAAGCTACCAGAAAAAGAAATGGGTTATTACGAAGACCTAGCTGAAATGTATGTTGGAACAGACGTTTCTCCTGATTTCTATGGTTGGGTATTCCCAAAATATGACCATGTAGCAGTGGGGACAGGAACAATGCAAAAGAATCAAGCACTAATTAAAGATTTACAAGAAGGAGTAAGGGAACGTGCAATGAAAAGATTAGTTAATGGAGAAGTTATAAAAGTAGAAGCGCATCCAATACCAGAACATCCAAGGCCTAGGCGTGTTGTAGGTAGAATGGCTTTAGTAGGTGATGCAGCAGGTTATGTCACAAAAAGTTCCGGAGAAGGTATATATTTTGCAGCTAAAAGTGGAAGAATGTGCGCAGAAGAAATTGTAGAAGCAAGCCAGGGAGGAAAAAGAGTTCCTAGCGAAGATGATTTAAAAATATATATAAAGAAATGGGATAAAAAATATGGTGCTACATATAAGGTTCTAGAAATACTTCAAAACATCTTTTATTCTAATGATGGAGCTCGTGAGGCATTTGTTGAAATGTGCGATGACATTGATGTACAACGACTAACTTTCGATAGCTATCTATATAAAACAGTTGTAGCGATGAAACCTCTTCAACAGCTAAAGCTCACATTTATGACTTTAGGCTCTGTTTTAAGAGGCAGAGCACTTGCACCTAAAAGCTACAAACCTGTACCCAGTGCTGTTAGAGGAGAAGAAGAAGTTAATAAAATGTTAGAGGTTAGTACAATCAAAGGAGGTATTAAAGTAGGCAACAAATCAAAATAA